The following coding sequences are from one Culex quinquefasciatus strain JHB chromosome 1, VPISU_Cqui_1.0_pri_paternal, whole genome shotgun sequence window:
- the LOC6053270 gene encoding putative odorant receptor 83c produces MANRRKLAAAAEFDRILDVQSWILRRLGCDVFDLNYRFSPATWVIVFLASFYMVISAYDLYRFRNDVFNFAFSLVTLSYGVIGCTRIVLFLRNSRTYAQIVVEARRTYEQVSNEREQEVQERYTRMLKRCVTFYSISFIGGCIMGGFFPLAVYWWTGLKVLPFGVILPFTDPDTIEGYQLNYLYQVSCIVWTPPGLTATQNVYFALVFNLCIQYDVLKLKLEDLDKLIRDGAEYDTIREKLVEIINWQRHLVDFIAEIDRNFTVQTFVEISSVAMQMVIVLFVLHIDVWLPGYMVIFVASFQLFVLCILGAMIEIKSDIFTEQIYGIAWHRMRTPEQKMVQFMLAKAQYTMQLTYGGMLPLNMNLFVTIYKKTYSVFMMLQNM; encoded by the exons ATGGCCAACCGTAGAAAGCTCGCAGCAGCTGCCGAGTTCGACCGCATCCTTGACGTCCAGAGCTGGATCCTCAGGCGTCTTGGCTGTGACGTGTTCGACCTGAACTACCGCTTCTCCCCTGCCACCTGGGTCATCGTGTTCCTGGCCAGCTTCTACATGGTGATCTCGGCGTACGATCTGTACCGCTTTCGGAACGACGTGTTCAACTTTGCCTTTTCGCTGGTAACCCTGTCGTACGGGGTCATCGGGTGCACCCGGATCGTGCTGTTTTTGAGGAACTCTCGAACGTACGCCCAGATCGTGGTGGAGGCCAGAAGGACGTACGAGCAGGTTTCGAACGAGCGAGAACAAGAGGTTCAGGAGCGGTACACCAGGATGCTGAAGCGGTGCGTCACGTTCTACAGCATTAGCTTCATTGGTGGATGCATTATGGGGGGTTTCTTCCCATTGGCTGTGTATTGGTGGACCGGGTTGAAGGTGCTACCGTTCGGGGTGATCTTGCCGTTTACCGACCCCGATACGATCGAGGGCTACCAGCTGAACTACCTGTACCAGGTGAGCTGTATCGTGTGGACTCCTCCCGGACTGACCGCAACCCAGAACGTGTACTTTGCGCTGGTGTTCAATCTCTGCATCCAGTACGACGTGCTGAAGCTGAAGCTGGAGGATCTGGACAAGCTGATCAGGGACGGTGCAGAGTACGACACGATCCGCGAGAAGCTGGTGGAGATCATCAACTGGCAGCGCCACCTGGTGGACTTTATCGCCGAGATCGACCGTAACTTTACCGTCCAGACGTTTGTGGAGATCAGCAGCGTCGCAATGCAAATGGTCATAGTTCTGTTTGTTTTGCACATC GACGTTTGGCTGCCCGGTTATATGGTCATTTTCGTGGCCAGCTTTCAACTGTTTGTGCTGTGCATTTTGGGGGCGATGATCGAAATTAAGAGTGATATTTTTACCGAGCAAATCTACGGCATCGCCTGGCACCGGATGCGTACGCCGGAGCAGAAGATGGTCCAGTTTATGCTGGCCAAGGCGCAGTACACGATGCAGCTGACGTACGGGGGGATGTTGCCGCTGAACATGAACCTGTTTGTGACG ATCTACAAGAAAACTTACTCAGTGTTTATGATGTtgcaaaatatgtaa
- the LOC6053269 gene encoding odorant receptor 67d isoform X1, with amino-acid sequence MTYRRPLQVFERITSANRWVLKLLGIDVFNPNFRYSTATWVIWSLASFFILVTGYDLYRFRNDVFNFAFALVTLGYAVIGVSRLGFFLGSPAAYSQIFAESKETYRQESSERSREVQQKYTIMLKQCVMLYSGCFLGGCIIAGVLPFAVYWWTEQKVLPFGVILPFTDPDTMEGYQLNYLYQVSCIAWTPPGLTATQNMYFALVFNICIQYDVLQLKLEDLDKLIEDTAEYSVIQQKLVEIIHCQQHLSAFVTEIERIFAVQMFIEISSMAMQIVVILFVEHIDLWIPGYLAIIVATFQLLIFCALGTFISIKADLFAESVYNVSWHQIRIPEQQSIKFMMAKSQQSLLLTFGGMLPLDMNLFLSVYRKIYSIFMMLQNV; translated from the exons ATGACTTACCGGAGGCCATTGCAAGTGTTCGAACGGATTACCTCCGCAAACCGGTGGGTCCTGAAGCTGCTCGGCATTGACGTCTTCAATCCGAACTTTCGCTACTCGACGGCCACGTGGGTGATTTGGTCGCTGGCCAGTTTCTTCATCCTGGTCACCGGTTACGATCTGTACCGCTTTCGGAACGACGTGTTTAACTTTGCGTTCGCGCTGGTCACCCTGGGGTACGCCGTGATTGGTGTCTCCAGGCTGGGGTTCTTCCTGGGCAGTCCTGCGGCATACTCGCAGATCTTTGCCGAGAGTAAGGAAACCTACAGGCAGGAGTCAAGTGAGCGTAGCCGGGAGGTTCAGCAAAAGTACACGATTATGCTGAAGCAGTGTGTGATGTTGTACAGTGGTTGCTTCCTAGGAGGATGCATCATTGCTGGAGTGCTTCCGTTTGCGGTTTACTGGTGGACGGAACAGAAGGTTCTACCGTTTGGGGTGATCCTGCCATTTACCGACCCTGACACCATGGAAGGTTACCAGCTGAACTACCTGTACCAGGTGAGCTGTATCGCCTGGACTCCTCCCGGGCTGACCGCAACCCAGAACATGTACTTTGCGTTGGTGTTCAACATCTGCATCCAGTACGATGTGCTACAGCTGAAGCTGGAGGATCTGGACAAGCTGATCGAGGACACCGCAGAGTACTCCGTGATTCAGCAAAAGTTGGTCGAAATCATCCACTGTCAGCAGCATCTGAGCGCGTTCGTTACCGAAATCGAGCGCATCTTTGCGGTGCAGATGTTCATCGAGATCTCCAGTATGGCCATGCAGATTGTCGTGATTTTGTTCGTCGAGCATATC GACCTCTGGATTCCCGGCTACCTGGCGATCATCGTGGCGACCTTTCAGCTGTTGATTTTTTGCGCGCTGGGCACCTTCATCAGTATCAAGGCAGACCTGTTCGCCGAATCGGTGTACAACGTCTCGTGGCACCAGATTCGCATCCCGGAGCAGCAAAGCATCAAGTTTATGATGGCGAAATCGCAGCAATCGCTGCTGCTGACGTTCGGAGGCATGCTGCCGCTGGATATGAACCTGTTTTTGTCG GTTTACAGAAAAATCTACTCAATTTTTATGATGCTGCAGAACGTTTAA
- the LOC6053269 gene encoding odorant receptor 67d isoform X2 — MTYRRPLQVFERITSANRWVLKLLGIDVFNPNFRYSTATWVIWSLASFFILVTGYDLYRFRNDVFNFAFALVTLGYAVIGVSRLGFFLGSPAAYSQIFAESKETYRQESSERSREVQQKYTIMLKQCVMLYSGCFLGGCIIAGVLPFAVYWWTEQKVLPFGVILPFTDPDTMEGYQLNYLYQLKLEDLDKLIEDTAEYSVIQQKLVEIIHCQQHLSAFVTEIERIFAVQMFIEISSMAMQIVVILFVEHIDLWIPGYLAIIVATFQLLIFCALGTFISIKADLFAESVYNVSWHQIRIPEQQSIKFMMAKSQQSLLLTFGGMLPLDMNLFLSVYRKIYSIFMMLQNV, encoded by the exons ATGACTTACCGGAGGCCATTGCAAGTGTTCGAACGGATTACCTCCGCAAACCGGTGGGTCCTGAAGCTGCTCGGCATTGACGTCTTCAATCCGAACTTTCGCTACTCGACGGCCACGTGGGTGATTTGGTCGCTGGCCAGTTTCTTCATCCTGGTCACCGGTTACGATCTGTACCGCTTTCGGAACGACGTGTTTAACTTTGCGTTCGCGCTGGTCACCCTGGGGTACGCCGTGATTGGTGTCTCCAGGCTGGGGTTCTTCCTGGGCAGTCCTGCGGCATACTCGCAGATCTTTGCCGAGAGTAAGGAAACCTACAGGCAGGAGTCAAGTGAGCGTAGCCGGGAGGTTCAGCAAAAGTACACGATTATGCTGAAGCAGTGTGTGATGTTGTACAGTGGTTGCTTCCTAGGAGGATGCATCATTGCTGGAGTGCTTCCGTTTGCGGTTTACTGGTGGACGGAACAGAAGGTTCTACCGTTTGGGGTGATCCTGCCATTTACCGACCCTGACACCATGGAAGGTTACCAGCTGAACTACCTGTACCAG CTGAAGCTGGAGGATCTGGACAAGCTGATCGAGGACACCGCAGAGTACTCCGTGATTCAGCAAAAGTTGGTCGAAATCATCCACTGTCAGCAGCATCTGAGCGCGTTCGTTACCGAAATCGAGCGCATCTTTGCGGTGCAGATGTTCATCGAGATCTCCAGTATGGCCATGCAGATTGTCGTGATTTTGTTCGTCGAGCATATC GACCTCTGGATTCCCGGCTACCTGGCGATCATCGTGGCGACCTTTCAGCTGTTGATTTTTTGCGCGCTGGGCACCTTCATCAGTATCAAGGCAGACCTGTTCGCCGAATCGGTGTACAACGTCTCGTGGCACCAGATTCGCATCCCGGAGCAGCAAAGCATCAAGTTTATGATGGCGAAATCGCAGCAATCGCTGCTGCTGACGTTCGGAGGCATGCTGCCGCTGGATATGAACCTGTTTTTGTCG GTTTACAGAAAAATCTACTCAATTTTTATGATGCTGCAGAACGTTTAA